The Megalobrama amblycephala isolate DHTTF-2021 linkage group LG20, ASM1881202v1, whole genome shotgun sequence genome includes a window with the following:
- the si:ch211-194k22.8 gene encoding uncharacterized protein si:ch211-194k22.8, with product MRRKTKAQRILDYENEEDEEEEQKPDCFSNGSQKRRKMYPSKEKAEENSSSDAGLQKLDIKVNELDCSSADLYTDSPPASESEEAHYLQSYSKKELIAMVLCMQREMEDLKEQLRCLTACGKLARNLETLIDKTQMWSNGNNGTSLGTPVSQGTAQAPAETDAVIPDVRSPPAVVNGQWLNQGPGPQKPHETTQNPQRDGLFTEFITPELLERCNTGTTAQKLTNDLLRGLYERECLASHSISGVVYNKKGQPKPALPTEEVQAILRTVQYFFPGKTDAEIKGYIRQKLQNEAKRLRKKPYLSGQYESRGLNLPSPKSHLDMIDQN from the exons ATGAGAAGGAAAACAAAAGCGCAGCGAATTCTTGACTACGAAAATgaagaggatgaggaagaggaaCAAAAACCGGACTGCTTCAGT AACGGTTCACAGAAACGAAGAAAAATGTATCCCTCCAAAGAGAAAGCAGAAGAAAATAGCTCATCCGACGCCGGGCTTCAGAAGTTAGACATAAAG GTTAATGAGCTGGATTGTTCTTCCGCAGACCTCTACACTGACAGTCCTCCTGCTTCTGAGTCTGAG GAGGCTCATTATTTACAGTCCTATTCGAAGAAGGAGCTCATTGCCATGGTCTTATGCATGCAGAGGGAAATGGAGGACTTGAAGGAACAACTTAGGTGCCTTACAG CATGTGGAAAACTAGCAAGAAACCTGGAAACGCTGATCGACAAGACCCAGATGTGGTCAAACGGGAACAACGGGACCTCTCTCGGGACCCCAGTTTCTCAAGGCACGGCGCAGGCACCTGCCGAGACGGATGCTGTGATACCAGATGTGCGGTCTCCTCCAGCTGTTGTGAATGGACAGTGGCTGAATCAGGGTCCAGGACCACAGAAACCTCATGAGACCACTCAGAATCCTCAGAGGGATGGGCTCTTCACAGAG TTTATCACTCCTGAACTTTTGGAGAGGTGTAACACAGGCACTACTGCACAAAAACTGACCAACGACCTGCTCCGTGGACTCTATGAGAGAGAATGCCTGGCTTCTCATTCCATATCTGGAGTCGTGTACAACAAAAAGGGCCAACCAAAGCCTGCTCTCCCCACCGAAGAGGTCCAAGCAATCCTGA GAACTGTTCAGTATTTCTTTCCTGGTAAGACCGACGCAGAGATCAAGGGCTACATCCGACAGAAACTGCAAAACGAAGCCAAGCGGTTGAGGAAGAAACCTTATCTCTCAGGCCAATACGAGTCTAGAGGTCTCAATCTACCGAGCCCTAAGTCCCACTTAGATATGATCGACCAGAATTGA
- the nfe2l1b gene encoding endoplasmic reticulum membrane sensor NFE2L1b isoform X2, which yields MLYLKKYFTEGLIQFTILLSLIGVRVDLDTYLNNQLPPLREIILGPSSAYTQTQFHNLRNTLDGYGIHPKSVDLDHFFATRRLLNQVRSLDHLRVPSTELSAWLVHRDPETVVSATSQSGPSIALDNGGSLEDVNNSEASAMRGAGGASETTYSLSGEDSLGAVAPEDSQEQGERESSDDLSKEDIDLIDILWRQDIDLGAGREVFNYSSRQKESEADKPNEENEEAGGREESWRNGLNLQAVQSQTHVDGETGESIPEEECLRLLEATFPFGEEPEFQATGSTSQLRAPAEEAPSTSQGISLQSPLSQSDTPLDLEQQWQDIMSIMELQDMEVNNTAVNVSMNNDPNNNNASTTESVTIGSFGLPRSTLINQDVSLHQASLPSCSQDFPTLFNPELDTTGGQRPTLVRLSSSNSTNINSTFGATNLTGLFLPPPLNSTTNITTTAVLPDPFSSLLEESMLDEISLLDLAMEEGFSQAQASQLEDELDSDSGLSLDSSHSPASPSNSETSCSSAASSSSTSATFSEEGAVGYSTDSEAAAAEAEEGAVGGYQPEYSKLCRMSYQDPSQFHGIPQLESVNHNHTYNLPLASSYSERSQLSASSSKKGRDKQMQQTKLQPPQDYVDRQSSRDERRARAMDIPFSNEKIINLPVEEFNELLAKHHLNEDQLSLIRDIRRRGKNKMAAQNCRKRKLDTILNLEQGVQDLQREKAQLLKEKMEYDKCIRQTKQKVQSLSRELFAQLRDEEGRPYSASEYCLQYGPDGVVLMPRNMTTEQSNKPDKKQKDKKK from the exons ATGCTTTACTTGAAAAAGTACTTCACAGAGGGTCTTATTCAGTTCACTATCCTCCTGAGTCTAATTGGGGTACGGGTGGACTTGGACACTTATTTAAACAATCAGCTCCCCCCACTCCGTGAGATCATCCTGGGCCCAAGCTCGGCCTACACCCAGACGCAGTTCCACAATCTCCGTAACACCCTGGACGGCTATGGCATCCATCCTAAAAGTGTGGACCTGGACCATTTTTTTGCTACTCGTCGTCTGCTGAACCAGGTGCGCTCCCTGGATCATCTGCGTGTGCCCAGCACCGAGCTGAGTGCCTGGCTGGTGCATCGTGACCCTGAGACTGTGGTTTCGGCAACCAGTCAGTCCGGCCCCAGCATTGCCCTGGACAATGGGGGCAGCCTGGAGGACGTGAACAACTCCGAAGCCTCGGCCATGAGAGGGGCTGGCGGTGCTTCTGAGACCACTTACAGCCTGAGCGGAGAGGACAGCCTAGGAGCTGTGGCCCCTGAGGACAGTCAGGAGCAaggggagagagagagcagtGACGACCTCTCCAAAGAG GACATTGACCTCATAGACATCCTTTGGAGGCAGGATATTGACCTTGGTGCTGGCCGAGAAGTATTTAACTATAGCAGTCGGCAAAAGGAGAGTGAGGCTGATAAACCTAATGAAGAGAACGAGGAGGCAGGTGGAAGAGAGGAAAGCTGGAGAAATGGACTTAATCTCCAAGCAGTGCAGAGCCAAACTCATGTTGATGGAGAGACAGGAGAGAGCATACCTGAAGAG GAATGTCTGAGGCTTCTGGAGGCCACCTTTCCATTTGGAGAAGAGCCAGAG TTCCAGGCCACAGGATCCACCTCACAGCTAAGAGCTCCAGCTGAGGAAGCTCCATCTACGTCACAAGGGATCTCGCTACAAAGCCCACTGTCGCAGTCTGATACACCACTAGATCTGGAGCAGCAGTGGCAGGACATAATGTCCATAATGGAACTGCAG gacatGGAGGTGAACAATACTGCAGTAAATGTCAGCATGAATAATGACCCCAATAACAACAATGCCAGCACCACAGAATCAGTCACAATAGGAAGTTTTGGACTCCCACGGTCTACTCTCATTAACCAGGATGTTAGTCTCCACCAGGCTTCGCTTCCCAGCTGCAGCCAGGACTTTCCCACACTCTTCAACCCCGAGTTGGATACCACTGGTGGACAGCGGCCTACCTTAGTCAGGCTCTCTTCCAGCAACTCCACCAACATCAATTCAACATTTGGAGCTACTAACTTGACCGGACTCTTTCTTCCACCACCTCTAAACAGTACAACCAACATAACCACCACTGCTGTACTGCCAGATCCGTTTTCCAGCCTGCTGGAAGAGTCTATGCTGGATGAAATTAGCCTTCTAGACCTTGCGATGGAAGAGGGCTTCAGCCAAGCCCAGGCTTCTCAGCTCGAGGATGAGCTCGATTCAGACTCAGGTCTTTCACTGGACTCCAGCCATAGCCCAGCCTCTCCTAGCAACTCGGAGACATCCTGCTCGTCAGCCGCGTCATCTTCATCCACCTCTGCTACATTCTCAGAGGAAGGAGCTGTGGGCTACAGCACCGATTCAGAAGCGGCTGCAGCAGAAGCGGAAGAAGGAGCCGTCGGAGGCTACCAACCAGAGTATAGCAAGCTGTGCCGCATGAGCTACCAAGATCCGTCTCAGTTCCATGGCATACCGCAGTTGGAAAGTGTCAATCACAACCACACCTACAATCTACCACTGGCATCATCCTACTCTGAGCGCTCTCAGCTGTCTGCATCCAGCAGCAAGAAAGGCAGAGATAAGCAAATGCAGCAGACGAAGCTCCAGCCACCACAAGACTATGTTGACAGGCAGTCAAGTCGTGATGAACGTAGGGCGAGGGCCATGGACATCCCATTCTCCAATGAAAAGATCATTAACCTCCCCGTTGAGGAGTTCAACGAGCTTCTGGCTAAGCACCATCTCAACGAGGACCAGCTCTCCCTCATTCGCGACATCCGCCGCCGCGGAAAGAACAAAATGGCAGCGCAGAACTGCCGCAAACGCAAGCTAGACACCATCCTCAACCTTGAGCAGGGTGTGCAAGACCTGCAACGTGAAAAGGCTCAGCTGCTGAAGGAGAAGATGGAGTACGATAAGTGCATCAGACAGACGAAGCAGAAGGTTCAGAGCCTATCCCGGGAATTGTTTGCACAGCTGCGGGACGAGGAAGGCAGACCCTACTCGGCCAGCGAGTACTGTCTACAGTACGGCCCAGACGGCGTTGTCCTCATGCCTCGCAACATGACTACAGAACAAAGCAACAAGCCTGACAAGAAGCAGAAGGACAAAAAGAAGTGA
- the nfe2l1b gene encoding endoplasmic reticulum membrane sensor NFE2L1b isoform X1, giving the protein MLYLKKYFTEGLIQFTILLSLIGVRVDLDTYLNNQLPPLREIILGPSSAYTQTQFHNLRNTLDGYGIHPKSVDLDHFFATRRLLNQVRSLDHLRVPSTELSAWLVHRDPETVVSATSQSGPSIALDNGGSLEDVNNSEASAMRGAGGASETTYSLSGEDSLGAVAPEDSQEQGERESSDDLSKEDIDLIDILWRQDIDLGAGREVFNYSSRQKESEADKPNEENEEAGGREESWRNGLNLQAVQSQTHVDGETGESIPEELTSLGAQTSLSLQECLRLLEATFPFGEEPEFQATGSTSQLRAPAEEAPSTSQGISLQSPLSQSDTPLDLEQQWQDIMSIMELQDMEVNNTAVNVSMNNDPNNNNASTTESVTIGSFGLPRSTLINQDVSLHQASLPSCSQDFPTLFNPELDTTGGQRPTLVRLSSSNSTNINSTFGATNLTGLFLPPPLNSTTNITTTAVLPDPFSSLLEESMLDEISLLDLAMEEGFSQAQASQLEDELDSDSGLSLDSSHSPASPSNSETSCSSAASSSSTSATFSEEGAVGYSTDSEAAAAEAEEGAVGGYQPEYSKLCRMSYQDPSQFHGIPQLESVNHNHTYNLPLASSYSERSQLSASSSKKGRDKQMQQTKLQPPQDYVDRQSSRDERRARAMDIPFSNEKIINLPVEEFNELLAKHHLNEDQLSLIRDIRRRGKNKMAAQNCRKRKLDTILNLEQGVQDLQREKAQLLKEKMEYDKCIRQTKQKVQSLSRELFAQLRDEEGRPYSASEYCLQYGPDGVVLMPRNMTTEQSNKPDKKQKDKKK; this is encoded by the exons ATGCTTTACTTGAAAAAGTACTTCACAGAGGGTCTTATTCAGTTCACTATCCTCCTGAGTCTAATTGGGGTACGGGTGGACTTGGACACTTATTTAAACAATCAGCTCCCCCCACTCCGTGAGATCATCCTGGGCCCAAGCTCGGCCTACACCCAGACGCAGTTCCACAATCTCCGTAACACCCTGGACGGCTATGGCATCCATCCTAAAAGTGTGGACCTGGACCATTTTTTTGCTACTCGTCGTCTGCTGAACCAGGTGCGCTCCCTGGATCATCTGCGTGTGCCCAGCACCGAGCTGAGTGCCTGGCTGGTGCATCGTGACCCTGAGACTGTGGTTTCGGCAACCAGTCAGTCCGGCCCCAGCATTGCCCTGGACAATGGGGGCAGCCTGGAGGACGTGAACAACTCCGAAGCCTCGGCCATGAGAGGGGCTGGCGGTGCTTCTGAGACCACTTACAGCCTGAGCGGAGAGGACAGCCTAGGAGCTGTGGCCCCTGAGGACAGTCAGGAGCAaggggagagagagagcagtGACGACCTCTCCAAAGAG GACATTGACCTCATAGACATCCTTTGGAGGCAGGATATTGACCTTGGTGCTGGCCGAGAAGTATTTAACTATAGCAGTCGGCAAAAGGAGAGTGAGGCTGATAAACCTAATGAAGAGAACGAGGAGGCAGGTGGAAGAGAGGAAAGCTGGAGAAATGGACTTAATCTCCAAGCAGTGCAGAGCCAAACTCATGTTGATGGAGAGACAGGAGAGAGCATACCTGAAGAG CTTACCAGTCTCGGTGCTCAGACTTCATTATCCCTACAGGAATGTCTGAGGCTTCTGGAGGCCACCTTTCCATTTGGAGAAGAGCCAGAG TTCCAGGCCACAGGATCCACCTCACAGCTAAGAGCTCCAGCTGAGGAAGCTCCATCTACGTCACAAGGGATCTCGCTACAAAGCCCACTGTCGCAGTCTGATACACCACTAGATCTGGAGCAGCAGTGGCAGGACATAATGTCCATAATGGAACTGCAG gacatGGAGGTGAACAATACTGCAGTAAATGTCAGCATGAATAATGACCCCAATAACAACAATGCCAGCACCACAGAATCAGTCACAATAGGAAGTTTTGGACTCCCACGGTCTACTCTCATTAACCAGGATGTTAGTCTCCACCAGGCTTCGCTTCCCAGCTGCAGCCAGGACTTTCCCACACTCTTCAACCCCGAGTTGGATACCACTGGTGGACAGCGGCCTACCTTAGTCAGGCTCTCTTCCAGCAACTCCACCAACATCAATTCAACATTTGGAGCTACTAACTTGACCGGACTCTTTCTTCCACCACCTCTAAACAGTACAACCAACATAACCACCACTGCTGTACTGCCAGATCCGTTTTCCAGCCTGCTGGAAGAGTCTATGCTGGATGAAATTAGCCTTCTAGACCTTGCGATGGAAGAGGGCTTCAGCCAAGCCCAGGCTTCTCAGCTCGAGGATGAGCTCGATTCAGACTCAGGTCTTTCACTGGACTCCAGCCATAGCCCAGCCTCTCCTAGCAACTCGGAGACATCCTGCTCGTCAGCCGCGTCATCTTCATCCACCTCTGCTACATTCTCAGAGGAAGGAGCTGTGGGCTACAGCACCGATTCAGAAGCGGCTGCAGCAGAAGCGGAAGAAGGAGCCGTCGGAGGCTACCAACCAGAGTATAGCAAGCTGTGCCGCATGAGCTACCAAGATCCGTCTCAGTTCCATGGCATACCGCAGTTGGAAAGTGTCAATCACAACCACACCTACAATCTACCACTGGCATCATCCTACTCTGAGCGCTCTCAGCTGTCTGCATCCAGCAGCAAGAAAGGCAGAGATAAGCAAATGCAGCAGACGAAGCTCCAGCCACCACAAGACTATGTTGACAGGCAGTCAAGTCGTGATGAACGTAGGGCGAGGGCCATGGACATCCCATTCTCCAATGAAAAGATCATTAACCTCCCCGTTGAGGAGTTCAACGAGCTTCTGGCTAAGCACCATCTCAACGAGGACCAGCTCTCCCTCATTCGCGACATCCGCCGCCGCGGAAAGAACAAAATGGCAGCGCAGAACTGCCGCAAACGCAAGCTAGACACCATCCTCAACCTTGAGCAGGGTGTGCAAGACCTGCAACGTGAAAAGGCTCAGCTGCTGAAGGAGAAGATGGAGTACGATAAGTGCATCAGACAGACGAAGCAGAAGGTTCAGAGCCTATCCCGGGAATTGTTTGCACAGCTGCGGGACGAGGAAGGCAGACCCTACTCGGCCAGCGAGTACTGTCTACAGTACGGCCCAGACGGCGTTGTCCTCATGCCTCGCAACATGACTACAGAACAAAGCAACAAGCCTGACAAGAAGCAGAAGGACAAAAAGAAGTGA
- the nfe2l1b gene encoding endoplasmic reticulum membrane sensor NFE2L1b isoform X3 has product MLYLKKYFTEGLIQFTILLSLIGVRVDLDTYLNNQLPPLREIILGPSSAYTQTQFHNLRNTLDGYGIHPKSVDLDHFFATRRLLNQVRSLDHLRVPSTELSAWLVHRDPETVVSATSQSGPSIALDNGGSLEDVNNSEASAMRGAGGASETTYSLSGEDSLGAVAPEDSQEQGERESSDDLSKELTSLGAQTSLSLQECLRLLEATFPFGEEPEFQATGSTSQLRAPAEEAPSTSQGISLQSPLSQSDTPLDLEQQWQDIMSIMELQDMEVNNTAVNVSMNNDPNNNNASTTESVTIGSFGLPRSTLINQDVSLHQASLPSCSQDFPTLFNPELDTTGGQRPTLVRLSSSNSTNINSTFGATNLTGLFLPPPLNSTTNITTTAVLPDPFSSLLEESMLDEISLLDLAMEEGFSQAQASQLEDELDSDSGLSLDSSHSPASPSNSETSCSSAASSSSTSATFSEEGAVGYSTDSEAAAAEAEEGAVGGYQPEYSKLCRMSYQDPSQFHGIPQLESVNHNHTYNLPLASSYSERSQLSASSSKKGRDKQMQQTKLQPPQDYVDRQSSRDERRARAMDIPFSNEKIINLPVEEFNELLAKHHLNEDQLSLIRDIRRRGKNKMAAQNCRKRKLDTILNLEQGVQDLQREKAQLLKEKMEYDKCIRQTKQKVQSLSRELFAQLRDEEGRPYSASEYCLQYGPDGVVLMPRNMTTEQSNKPDKKQKDKKK; this is encoded by the exons ATGCTTTACTTGAAAAAGTACTTCACAGAGGGTCTTATTCAGTTCACTATCCTCCTGAGTCTAATTGGGGTACGGGTGGACTTGGACACTTATTTAAACAATCAGCTCCCCCCACTCCGTGAGATCATCCTGGGCCCAAGCTCGGCCTACACCCAGACGCAGTTCCACAATCTCCGTAACACCCTGGACGGCTATGGCATCCATCCTAAAAGTGTGGACCTGGACCATTTTTTTGCTACTCGTCGTCTGCTGAACCAGGTGCGCTCCCTGGATCATCTGCGTGTGCCCAGCACCGAGCTGAGTGCCTGGCTGGTGCATCGTGACCCTGAGACTGTGGTTTCGGCAACCAGTCAGTCCGGCCCCAGCATTGCCCTGGACAATGGGGGCAGCCTGGAGGACGTGAACAACTCCGAAGCCTCGGCCATGAGAGGGGCTGGCGGTGCTTCTGAGACCACTTACAGCCTGAGCGGAGAGGACAGCCTAGGAGCTGTGGCCCCTGAGGACAGTCAGGAGCAaggggagagagagagcagtGACGACCTCTCCAAAGAG CTTACCAGTCTCGGTGCTCAGACTTCATTATCCCTACAGGAATGTCTGAGGCTTCTGGAGGCCACCTTTCCATTTGGAGAAGAGCCAGAG TTCCAGGCCACAGGATCCACCTCACAGCTAAGAGCTCCAGCTGAGGAAGCTCCATCTACGTCACAAGGGATCTCGCTACAAAGCCCACTGTCGCAGTCTGATACACCACTAGATCTGGAGCAGCAGTGGCAGGACATAATGTCCATAATGGAACTGCAG gacatGGAGGTGAACAATACTGCAGTAAATGTCAGCATGAATAATGACCCCAATAACAACAATGCCAGCACCACAGAATCAGTCACAATAGGAAGTTTTGGACTCCCACGGTCTACTCTCATTAACCAGGATGTTAGTCTCCACCAGGCTTCGCTTCCCAGCTGCAGCCAGGACTTTCCCACACTCTTCAACCCCGAGTTGGATACCACTGGTGGACAGCGGCCTACCTTAGTCAGGCTCTCTTCCAGCAACTCCACCAACATCAATTCAACATTTGGAGCTACTAACTTGACCGGACTCTTTCTTCCACCACCTCTAAACAGTACAACCAACATAACCACCACTGCTGTACTGCCAGATCCGTTTTCCAGCCTGCTGGAAGAGTCTATGCTGGATGAAATTAGCCTTCTAGACCTTGCGATGGAAGAGGGCTTCAGCCAAGCCCAGGCTTCTCAGCTCGAGGATGAGCTCGATTCAGACTCAGGTCTTTCACTGGACTCCAGCCATAGCCCAGCCTCTCCTAGCAACTCGGAGACATCCTGCTCGTCAGCCGCGTCATCTTCATCCACCTCTGCTACATTCTCAGAGGAAGGAGCTGTGGGCTACAGCACCGATTCAGAAGCGGCTGCAGCAGAAGCGGAAGAAGGAGCCGTCGGAGGCTACCAACCAGAGTATAGCAAGCTGTGCCGCATGAGCTACCAAGATCCGTCTCAGTTCCATGGCATACCGCAGTTGGAAAGTGTCAATCACAACCACACCTACAATCTACCACTGGCATCATCCTACTCTGAGCGCTCTCAGCTGTCTGCATCCAGCAGCAAGAAAGGCAGAGATAAGCAAATGCAGCAGACGAAGCTCCAGCCACCACAAGACTATGTTGACAGGCAGTCAAGTCGTGATGAACGTAGGGCGAGGGCCATGGACATCCCATTCTCCAATGAAAAGATCATTAACCTCCCCGTTGAGGAGTTCAACGAGCTTCTGGCTAAGCACCATCTCAACGAGGACCAGCTCTCCCTCATTCGCGACATCCGCCGCCGCGGAAAGAACAAAATGGCAGCGCAGAACTGCCGCAAACGCAAGCTAGACACCATCCTCAACCTTGAGCAGGGTGTGCAAGACCTGCAACGTGAAAAGGCTCAGCTGCTGAAGGAGAAGATGGAGTACGATAAGTGCATCAGACAGACGAAGCAGAAGGTTCAGAGCCTATCCCGGGAATTGTTTGCACAGCTGCGGGACGAGGAAGGCAGACCCTACTCGGCCAGCGAGTACTGTCTACAGTACGGCCCAGACGGCGTTGTCCTCATGCCTCGCAACATGACTACAGAACAAAGCAACAAGCCTGACAAGAAGCAGAAGGACAAAAAGAAGTGA
- the cbx1b gene encoding chromobox protein homolog 1b isoform X2 → MSQTSEPSADAAVTEAPVSQSETKQSTAGKKQNKKKVEEVVEEEEEEYVVEKVLDRRVVKGRVEYLLKWKGFSDEDNTWEPEDNLDCPDLIAEFLQSQKSAESGGKRRADSDGDGKETKKRKDEPEKLRGFARGLDPERIIGATDSSGELMFLMKWKNSDEADLVPAKEANVKCPQVVISFYEERLTWHSYPTEEEEKKDDKN, encoded by the exons ATGAGCCAAACGTCAGAGCCTTCAGCCGATGCTGCTGTGACTGAag CTCCAGTTTCTCAATCTGAAACCAAGCAATCAACAGCAGGGAAGAAACAGAACAAAAAGAAAGTGGAAGAAGtggtggaagaagaagaagaggagtaTGTTGTGGAGAAGGTCCTGGATCGGCGTGTGGTGAAGGGAAGAGTGGAGTATCTGCTCAAGTGGAAAGGCTTTTCTGA tGAGGACAACACTTGGGAACCAGAGGACAACCTTGACTGTCCTGACCTCATAGCAGAATTCCTTCAGTCGCAGAAATCGGCTGAATCTGGAGGCAAGAGGCGGGCCGATTCAGACGGAGATGGAAAGGAGACCAAAAAGCGCAAGGATGAG CCTGAGAAACTCAGAGGTTTTGCACGTGGTTTGGATCCTGAGAGGATTATTGGTGCTACAGACTCAAGTGGAGAACTCATGTTCCTCATGAAATG GAAAAACTCTGATGAAGCTGATCTAGTACCAGCCAAGGAGGCGAATGTAAAGTGTCCACAAGTGGTCATCTCCTTTTACGAGGAACGCCTCACCTGGCATTCATACCCCACTGAAGAGGAAGAGAAGAAGGATGACAAAAATtag
- the cbx1b gene encoding chromobox protein homolog 1b isoform X3 — MQINFISSLSQRDTTPVSQSETKQSTAGKKQNKKKVEEVVEEEEEEYVVEKVLDRRVVKGRVEYLLKWKGFSDEDNTWEPEDNLDCPDLIAEFLQSQKSAESGGKRRADSDGDGKETKKRKDEPEKLRGFARGLDPERIIGATDSSGELMFLMKWKNSDEADLVPAKEANVKCPQVVISFYEERLTWHSYPTEEEEKKDDKN; from the exons ATGCAGATCAACTTTATTTCATCTTTATCTCAGCGAGATACAA CTCCAGTTTCTCAATCTGAAACCAAGCAATCAACAGCAGGGAAGAAACAGAACAAAAAGAAAGTGGAAGAAGtggtggaagaagaagaagaggagtaTGTTGTGGAGAAGGTCCTGGATCGGCGTGTGGTGAAGGGAAGAGTGGAGTATCTGCTCAAGTGGAAAGGCTTTTCTGA tGAGGACAACACTTGGGAACCAGAGGACAACCTTGACTGTCCTGACCTCATAGCAGAATTCCTTCAGTCGCAGAAATCGGCTGAATCTGGAGGCAAGAGGCGGGCCGATTCAGACGGAGATGGAAAGGAGACCAAAAAGCGCAAGGATGAG CCTGAGAAACTCAGAGGTTTTGCACGTGGTTTGGATCCTGAGAGGATTATTGGTGCTACAGACTCAAGTGGAGAACTCATGTTCCTCATGAAATG GAAAAACTCTGATGAAGCTGATCTAGTACCAGCCAAGGAGGCGAATGTAAAGTGTCCACAAGTGGTCATCTCCTTTTACGAGGAACGCCTCACCTGGCATTCATACCCCACTGAAGAGGAAGAGAAGAAGGATGACAAAAATtag
- the cbx1b gene encoding chromobox protein homolog 1b isoform X1, with protein MQMCRTAAFLRIFIYFQLLRALGNMSQTSEPSADAAVTEAPVSQSETKQSTAGKKQNKKKVEEVVEEEEEEYVVEKVLDRRVVKGRVEYLLKWKGFSDEDNTWEPEDNLDCPDLIAEFLQSQKSAESGGKRRADSDGDGKETKKRKDEPEKLRGFARGLDPERIIGATDSSGELMFLMKWKNSDEADLVPAKEANVKCPQVVISFYEERLTWHSYPTEEEEKKDDKN; from the exons ATGCAGATGTGTCGTACAGCTGCATTCCTTAG GATCTTTATATATTTCCAGCTGTTAAGAGCCCTTGGAAATATGAGCCAAACGTCAGAGCCTTCAGCCGATGCTGCTGTGACTGAag CTCCAGTTTCTCAATCTGAAACCAAGCAATCAACAGCAGGGAAGAAACAGAACAAAAAGAAAGTGGAAGAAGtggtggaagaagaagaagaggagtaTGTTGTGGAGAAGGTCCTGGATCGGCGTGTGGTGAAGGGAAGAGTGGAGTATCTGCTCAAGTGGAAAGGCTTTTCTGA tGAGGACAACACTTGGGAACCAGAGGACAACCTTGACTGTCCTGACCTCATAGCAGAATTCCTTCAGTCGCAGAAATCGGCTGAATCTGGAGGCAAGAGGCGGGCCGATTCAGACGGAGATGGAAAGGAGACCAAAAAGCGCAAGGATGAG CCTGAGAAACTCAGAGGTTTTGCACGTGGTTTGGATCCTGAGAGGATTATTGGTGCTACAGACTCAAGTGGAGAACTCATGTTCCTCATGAAATG GAAAAACTCTGATGAAGCTGATCTAGTACCAGCCAAGGAGGCGAATGTAAAGTGTCCACAAGTGGTCATCTCCTTTTACGAGGAACGCCTCACCTGGCATTCATACCCCACTGAAGAGGAAGAGAAGAAGGATGACAAAAATtag